A part of Dreissena polymorpha isolate Duluth1 chromosome 13, UMN_Dpol_1.0, whole genome shotgun sequence genomic DNA contains:
- the LOC127856471 gene encoding transmembrane protein 106B-like isoform X2, with protein MAQYPQQGQLTTLWTWPVRTWPDTLSCCRAVSRAPHAGEWEAYRKVVVISDEQEGMLVALIPMKDSRLRPRRTHIWVCLAVFVSLTVAGLLIFFILPRSVNITTTQPYLDPVGPVYINVPEGVVTFKLRNRFNVSNQNYFEITVNSVLMTVLYDTKVLAETKNTSLIAIPMRSNRLYNVDIGITFDRANQMDYMVYSCQNPIRWAHELVMLFQFTCSYSVLGHSEESTLNTYQFVSCYSDIKPSTIAPVITTTNSTTTTVTTRPAPTAVTASNVTNVPP; from the exons ATGGCGCAATATCCCCAACAGGGCCAACTGACCACGCTTTGGACATGGCCGGTTCGGACATGGCCGGATACACTGAGCTGCTGCAGGGCAGTGTCCCGTGCCCCACATGCCGGGGAGTGGGAAGCATACCGAAAGGTGGTTGTAATTTCAGACG AACAAGAAGGCATGTTGGTAGCTTTGATTCCGATGAAAGACAGTCGTCTGAGGCCAAGGAGAAC GCACATCTGGGTCTGCTTGGCTGTGTTTGTTTCTCTGACAGTTGCCGGACTCCTCATCTTCTTCATTCTGCCGCGCAGTGTTAACATAACAACCACTCAACCCTACCTTGACCCAGTGGGACCTGTGTATATAAATGTTCCAGAGGGTGTAGTCACCTTCAAGTTACGT AATCGATTCAATGTGAGCAATCAAAACTATTTCGAGATTACAGTGAATAGTGTTTTAATGACTGTACTGTATGATACCAAG gTGTTAGCAGAAACAAAGAATACATCATTAATAGCTATCCCTATGCGATCAAATCGCCTGTACAATGTGGATATTGGAATAACATTTGACAGAGCAAATCAAATGGATTATATGGT GTATTCATGTCAGAACCCGATTCGCTGGGCACACGAGTTGGTGATGTTGTTCCA GTTCACGTGTAGCTACAGCGTTCTGGGCCACTCTGAGGAGTCCACACTGAACACCTACCAGTTTGTGAGTTGCTATAGCGACATCAAGCCTTCAACCATTGCCCCGGTAATCACCACTACCAACAGTACAACAACAACAGTCACTACGAGACCAGCCCCAACAGCGGTGACAGCCTCAAATGTTACAAATGTGCCCCCTTAG
- the LOC127856471 gene encoding transmembrane protein 106B-like isoform X1: protein MMDCLRSQESSSVNNSHSGRYRTFSDGAISPTGPTDHALDMAGSDMAGYTELLQGSVPCPTCRGVGSIPKEQEGMLVALIPMKDSRLRPRRTHIWVCLAVFVSLTVAGLLIFFILPRSVNITTTQPYLDPVGPVYINVPEGVVTFKLRNRFNVSNQNYFEITVNSVLMTVLYDTKVLAETKNTSLIAIPMRSNRLYNVDIGITFDRANQMDYMVYSCQNPIRWAHELVMLFQFTCSYSVLGHSEESTLNTYQFVSCYSDIKPSTIAPVITTTNSTTTTVTTRPAPTAVTASNVTNVPP, encoded by the exons ATGATGGATTGTTTAAGATCGCAGGAGTCTTCGAGCGTAAATAACAGCCATTCCGGTAGATATCGAACATTTTCTGATGGCGCAATATCCCCAACAGGGCCAACTGACCACGCTTTGGACATGGCCGGTTCGGACATGGCCGGATACACTGAGCTGCTGCAGGGCAGTGTCCCGTGCCCCACATGCCGGGGAGTGGGAAGCATACCGAAAG AACAAGAAGGCATGTTGGTAGCTTTGATTCCGATGAAAGACAGTCGTCTGAGGCCAAGGAGAAC GCACATCTGGGTCTGCTTGGCTGTGTTTGTTTCTCTGACAGTTGCCGGACTCCTCATCTTCTTCATTCTGCCGCGCAGTGTTAACATAACAACCACTCAACCCTACCTTGACCCAGTGGGACCTGTGTATATAAATGTTCCAGAGGGTGTAGTCACCTTCAAGTTACGT AATCGATTCAATGTGAGCAATCAAAACTATTTCGAGATTACAGTGAATAGTGTTTTAATGACTGTACTGTATGATACCAAG gTGTTAGCAGAAACAAAGAATACATCATTAATAGCTATCCCTATGCGATCAAATCGCCTGTACAATGTGGATATTGGAATAACATTTGACAGAGCAAATCAAATGGATTATATGGT GTATTCATGTCAGAACCCGATTCGCTGGGCACACGAGTTGGTGATGTTGTTCCA GTTCACGTGTAGCTACAGCGTTCTGGGCCACTCTGAGGAGTCCACACTGAACACCTACCAGTTTGTGAGTTGCTATAGCGACATCAAGCCTTCAACCATTGCCCCGGTAATCACCACTACCAACAGTACAACAACAACAGTCACTACGAGACCAGCCCCAACAGCGGTGACAGCCTCAAATGTTACAAATGTGCCCCCTTAG